AGCGCACCGGCAAGGTCGACGTGGGTGAGGTCGAATACATCGTGGCGCGGATGGCGCGCATCCCGCAGAAGCAGGTGTCGGCGTCCGACCGCGACGTGCTGCGCAACCTCGACCGCAACCTCAAGATGGTGATCTTCGGCCAGGACCAGGCCATCGACACGCTCGCGTCCGCGATCAAGATGGCGCGCTCGGGGCTCGGCAGCCCGGACAAGCCGATCGGCAATTTCCTGTTCGCGGGTCCCACCGGCGTCGGCAAGACCGAAGTCACGCGGCAGCTCGCGCTGCAGCTCGGCATCGAACTGGTGCGCTTCGACATGTCCGAATACATGGAACCGCATTCGGTGTCGCGCCTGATCGGCGCGCCGCCGGGCTACGTCGGGTTCGACCAGGGCGGCCTGCTCACCGAATCGGTGGTCAAGCATCCGCACTGCGTGCTGCTGCTGGACGAGATCGAAAAGGCCCATCCGGACCTGTTCAATATCCTGCTGCAGATCATGGACCACGGCGTGCTCACCGACACCAACGGCCGCGAGGCGAATTTCCGCAACGTGATCCTGGTGATGACCACCAATGCCGGTGCGCGGCAGGCGGCGCGACGCAGCATCGGGTTCGTGGAGCAGGAGCACGCCAGCGACGCGATGGAAGTGATCCGCCGCACGTTCACGCCGGAGTTCCGCAACCGACTGGATGCCGTGGTGCAGTTCAAGTCGCTGGATTTCGACCACATCCTGCGCGTCGTCGACAAGTTCCTGATCGAACTCGAGACGCAGTTGCTGGAGAAGCGCGTCAGCCTGAATGTCACGCCGGAAGCGCGGCGCTGGCTGGCCGAACACGGCTTCGATCCGCAAATGGGCGCGCGTCCGATGGCAAGGCTGATCCAGGACAAGGTGAAGCGCGCGATCGCCGACGAGCTGCTGTTCGGCAAGCTGGCCGACGGCGGCAAGGTCAATCTGGATGTCAGCGACGGCGAGCTCAGTGTCGCGACCGAGTCGCCGGAGAAATTGCCGGCGGTGGTCGAGCAGGGTTGATTGCGGTTCAACGGTGTGAAAAGAAAACGGCGGCCGATGGCCGCCGTTTTTGTTGTTGCAGATGAAAGATGCTGGACCCGTGTCATCGCACATCCATGTGCTGCACGGGGTGAGTGCATCCTGCACTCATTTCATCCGGTATGTGATGCGCCCCTTGGTGAGGTCGTAAGGCGTCATTTCCACCTTCACCTTGTCGCCGGTGAGGATGCGGATGTAATGCTTGCGCATGCGTCCCGAGATGTGCGCAGTGACGACGTGCCCGTTTTCCAGCTGCACGCGGAACATGGTGTTGGGCAGGGTTTCCTGCACCGTGCCTTCCATTTCGATGACGTCGTCTTTGGCCATGGGATTGCGCTGGGCGCGAATCGTGAAACCGCGCATTCTGCCACGACGCGGGCTTGCGCGAAAGCGCCGGCTTCGGCGTGCAGCTTCGTGAAGCGCAGCGACCTGGGCCGATACGCGATGCGCGCAGCGCGCATCGACCTCGCGCTGCGCCATGTTACATTGACGCGCATTTCGCCCAGGCACGTCATGCGCGTCGTTTGCATCCATCCAGCCCGCGACACTGTCCAGTGCGGCGCGGGCCCCGTGCATATCGGCAGCGCGCCGGACAACGACATCGTGCCGGTCGGCGCGGGCGTCGATCCGCACCATGCCACGTTGACGGCCGACGCGCGCGGCCTGCTGCTGGCGGTGCAGCCGCATTGCCAGCGTGTGTACGTCAACGCGCGCGCGGTGCGCGAGAAGGCGCTGCTTCGCTACGGCGACACGCTGACCCTCGGCGCGAACAAATTCCTGCTGGCCGCCGACGTGGCGCCTGCCGAAATCGCGGACGTCGGCGATCCGGTCGTCCATGGCCATGCGGCGTTGCGGATCATGTCGGGCGCGGCCTCGGGCCAGTTGCTGCCCATCGCGCCGGAGTTGCGGCTGGGTGCCGGCAGCCGGCATTTCGGCGATCTGTCCTATGCCTGCCGCGTGGCGCAGACGGACCACGGATTGATCTTCGAATCCGAAAGCGCCGCGCCACGCGTCAACGGCTGGCGCTGTCAACGCGTGCGGCTGTCGTCCGGCGACCAGATCGTGCTGGGCGAACATCGCTTCGTGGTCGAGGCGCCCGGCTTGCAGTGCGAAGCGGAACCGATCGAGCAGCCCGTTCCGATCGCGCCCGTCGTGGAACCGGAACCCGACGATTCGCCGCACACAGAAATCTGGTGGCTGATCGGCGCGGCGTTCGTGCTGGCCGCGATGATCGCGCTGTTTCTGTATTTCCGCTGGTAACTCCACTTTGCAGGAACCTTGAACCATGTCGCGAGCGTGGAACTTCAGTGCCGGCCCGGCCGCGATGCCGGAAGACGTCTTGAAACGCGCCCAGCAGGAATTGCTGGAATGGAATGGCGCACGCGCATCCGTGATGGAGGTGAGCCATCGCGGCAAGGCCTTCATGGAAATGGCCGTGCGCATCGAGGCCGATCTGCGCGAGCTGCTGGCGGTTCCGCCGAACTACAAGGTGCTGTTCCTGCAAGGCGGCGCCACCCAGCACTTCGCGCAGGTGCCGATGAACATCGCGGCCGACGGCCAGCGCGCGGATTACATCGTCAACGGCCACTGGGGCGAGAAGGCCGCCAGCGAGGCCGCGCTGTACGCGGCGCCGCATGTCGCCGCGACATCGAAGGCCGGCGGTTATCGATCCATTCCCGATCGTGCGGGCTGGGATCTCGATCCCAACGCCGCGTACGTGCACGTCACCACCAACGAAACCATCCACGGCGTGGAGATGCGCGATATCCCCGATGTCGGCGGCGTGCCACTCGTTGCCGACATGTCCTCGGACATCCTGTCGCAACCGCTGGACGTCTCGAAGTTCGGGCTGATCTACGCGGGCGCGCAGAAGAACATCGGCCCGTCCGGGCTGGTGGTGATGATCGTGCGTGAGGACTTGCTGCAGCGTCACCCGCGTCCGCTTCCGAAGATATTTCGCTACGCCGAATACGCCGCCGCGGATTCGATGTTGAACACGCCCAATACCTGGGGCTGGTATCTCGCGGGGCTGACGTTCCAGTGGCTGAAGGAGCAGGGCGGTCTCGCCGAGATGGGACGGCGCAACCAGGCCAAGGGCGACGCGCTGTACCGTGCCATCGACGGTTCCGACGGTTATTACCGCAACGATGTCGATCGGGCCGCGCGTTCGCGGATGAACGTGATCTTCAACCTGCACGATGCCGCGCTCGAACCGCTGTTCGTGGCGGAAGCCGCTGACGCAGGATTGCTGGCGCTGAAAGGGCACCGCGCGCTCGGTGGCATCCGCGCATCCATTTACAACGCGGTGCCGATCGAAGGCGTGCGTGCGTTGTGCGATTTCATGGCGGAGTTCCGGCGTACCCATGGGTGAGCCGGGGCTTTCGCGAGATGCCGGGGGCATCTCGCGCCGGCGACGTGGCGCGCCGGGAGCGCGCCCGAACGCCACGGGCGGCCGCAGGCGAGCGCCATGGATGGCGCGAGTAACGCACGGACATGGATGTCCGGGCGGGCGCCACGCACCATGGATGGTTGCTCGGATGAACATGGGAACGATCAAATGACTTGGGTATTCGACGCGTCACGCCTCGTCAATCGTGCAACCGCAAAACTGCGTGCCTACGATCCTGGCCACGACTTGCCAGCGCTGCGTGAGCGTTTCGGCGCGGCCATCGCGGAACTGGGTTCCAACGAGAATCCGATCGGTCCCAGTCCGCGCGCACTGAAGGCCATGCGCGCGGCGCTGGCCGAAACATTCCGCTATCCCGATCCGCGCGGCATGTCGCTGAAACGCACGCTGTCCGGACACCTGGGCGTGGATGTCGATCGCATCGCGCTGGGCAACGGTTCGCACGAACTGCTGATGCTGCTGGCGCAGTGTTTCGCCGATGCGAAGCACTCGATCGTGTTTTCCCAATTCGGCTTCGCGGTGTTTCCGATCGCGACGGCGGCCGCCGGTGCACGCGCGATCCGCGTACCCGCGTTGCCGCGCAGCCATCGCAGCGCGCCTTGCGGGCACGATCTCGATGCGATGGCCAAGGCGATCCGCGCAGACACGCGCATCGTCTATCTCGCCAACCCCAACAATCCCACCGGCACCTGGTTCGACAATGCCGCGCTAGCGGCGTTCCTGCAAAACGTGCCGCGCCACATGCTGGTGGTCGTGGACGAGGCGTACTACGAATACGTGGACGCGCCGGGCCTCACGACCGCGCTGGCTTTCGCGGACAAATATCCGAACCTCGTCGTCACGCGCACTTTTTCCAAGGCCTATGGACTCGCCGGCGCACGCGCGGGCTATTTGGTCGCGCACCCGAGCGTAGTCGCGGTGCTGGAGCGCATGCGCGAGTCCTTCAATGTCAACAACGTGGCGCTGGCGGGCGCGGCGGCGGCGCTCCGCGACCAGCCGTGGCTCGCGAAGTCGCGCGCATTCAACCGCGCCGAACGCGAATGGCTGCGCGAGGAACTGCTGGAACGCGGCTATCGCTGCCTGCCATCGCAAACCAATTTCCTGCTGTGCGTGCTGCCGCGCGATGCGTCGAAACTCGAGCACCATCTGTTCGAACGCGGCGTGATCGTGCGGCCGATGAGCGGCTACGGCTTGCCGCGCGCGCTGCGCATCAGCGTGGGCAGCCGCGCCGAGAATCGACGGTTGTTGAAGGCCATCGAAACCGTTGCGGCCGGAGGCCGCACGAAATTGCCTTCCCCCGTTTACGGGGGAAGGTGGCGCGAAGCGCCGGATGGGGGCAAGTGAGCGAACGGCTGGACTGGATCGCGTCGCCCGCCGCCAAGCCATTGCGCGGCGAAATCACGGTGCCCGGTGACAAATCGATTTCCCATCGCGCGGTCATGCTGTCCGCGCTGGCCGAAGGCACGTCGCGCATCGAAGGATTCCTGGAAGGCGAAGACACCCGCGCGACCGCGCGCATCTTTGCGCAAATGGGCGTGCGCATCGAGGCGCCGTCGCCGGGCGAGCGCGTGGTGCGTGGCACCGGCTTGCACGGTTTGCGCGCACCGGAAGGCGTGCTCGATTGCGGCAATTCCGGCACCGCGATGCGCTTGTTGTGCGGGGTGCTGGCGGGGCAGCGATTCGATTCGAATTTGGCGGGCGATACGTCGTTGTCGAAACGGCCGATGCGGCGCGTCACCGAACCGCTGTCACGGATGGGCGCCGTCATCGAAGCCGCCGAAAGCGGGGTGCCACCCCTGCGCGTACGCGGCGATCAGGCCTTGCACGGCATCGACTACACATCGCCGATCGCCAGCGCGCAGGTGAAATCGGCGGTGCTGCTGGCAGGCTTGTACGCGGAGGGCGAAACCACCATCACCGAACCGCGGCCGACCCGCGACTACACCGAACGCATGCTGGCCGCATTGGGTTGGCCGATCGAATTCGGGCCGGGAAGGGCGCGGCTGTCGGGTGGCCACACACTGCGCGCCGCTGACATCGACGTGCCCGCGGATTTTTCCTCGGCGGCATTCTTCATCGTCGCTGCAAGCATCGTTCCGGGTTCGGAGCTGATGCTGCATGGCGTGGGCATGAACCCGCGCCGCATCGGCCTGCTGCACGTGTTGCGCGCGATGGGCGCGAACATCAGCGAAGCGAACGCACACGACGCGGGCGGCGAACCGGTCGCCGATCTGGTCGTGCGCCATGCAACCTTGCGCGGTATCGACGTGCCGGTGGAACACGTCGCCGACATGATCGACGAATTCCCCGCGCTGTTCGTCGCGGCGGCGTGCGCGGACGGCGTCACCACGATCCGCGGCGCGGAAGAGTTGCGCGTCAAGGAATCCGACCGGATCGCGGTGATGGCCGCGGGCTTGCGCGCGCTGGGCATCCGCATCGAGGAAATGCCGGACGGCGCGGTGATCGAAGGCGGTGCGTTGCACGGCGGCACGGTCGAATCGCACGGCGATCATCGTTGCGCGATGGCGTTCGCCGTGGCCGGTGCCATTGCGCGCGGCGCGGTCACGATCCGCGATTGCGCCAACGTTGCGACCTCGTTTCCCGGCTTCATCGATCTCGCGAACAGCTGTGGCCTGGCGGTGCATGCAGCCTGAGCCGTTCTGGCCTCCGCTAAAATTTGCCGGATGGCAACCAATGATTCCGTTCCGGTGCTCACTCTCGA
The genomic region above belongs to Rhodanobacteraceae bacterium and contains:
- a CDS encoding Phosphoserine aminotransferase, with protein sequence MSRAWNFSAGPAAMPEDVLKRAQQELLEWNGARASVMEVSHRGKAFMEMAVRIEADLRELLAVPPNYKVLFLQGGATQHFAQVPMNIAADGQRADYIVNGHWGEKAASEAALYAAPHVAATSKAGGYRSIPDRAGWDLDPNAAYVHVTTNETIHGVEMRDIPDVGGVPLVADMSSDILSQPLDVSKFGLIYAGAQKNIGPSGLVVMIVREDLLQRHPRPLPKIFRYAEYAAADSMLNTPNTWGWYLAGLTFQWLKEQGGLAEMGRRNQAKGDALYRAIDGSDGYYRNDVDRAARSRMNVIFNLHDAALEPLFVAEAADAGLLALKGHRALGGIRASIYNAVPIEGVRALCDFMAEFRRTHG
- a CDS encoding Translation initiation factor 1; the protein is MAKDDVIEMEGTVQETLPNTMFRVQLENGHVVTAHISGRMRKHYIRILTGDKVKVEMTPYDLTKGRITYRMK
- a CDS encoding 3-phosphoshikimate 1-carboxyvinyltransferase, with the translated sequence MSERLDWIASPAAKPLRGEITVPGDKSISHRAVMLSALAEGTSRIEGFLEGEDTRATARIFAQMGVRIEAPSPGERVVRGTGLHGLRAPEGVLDCGNSGTAMRLLCGVLAGQRFDSNLAGDTSLSKRPMRRVTEPLSRMGAVIEAAESGVPPLRVRGDQALHGIDYTSPIASAQVKSAVLLAGLYAEGETTITEPRPTRDYTERMLAALGWPIEFGPGRARLSGGHTLRAADIDVPADFSSAAFFIVAASIVPGSELMLHGVGMNPRRIGLLHVLRAMGANISEANAHDAGGEPVADLVVRHATLRGIDVPVEHVADMIDEFPALFVAAACADGVTTIRGAEELRVKESDRIAVMAAGLRALGIRIEEMPDGAVIEGGALHGGTVESHGDHRCAMAFAVAGAIARGAVTIRDCANVATSFPGFIDLANSCGLAVHAA